The DNA window CCTGCAGAGAGAGGTCTCTAAGCGTGAGGGACACAAAAACTCATTTAAAAGAATGTAAGGGGGTACTGTGCAATCCCCCCCTCGCCCCCCCaaccccaaacaaaaaaaaaatcctgacCGGAAAACCCTATAACCCAAGTCCCGCCACAATGGGAAgaagcgaacgaaattgagaaAGAACTTGGCAGATAGTTGACCAAAATCGGGATGGAGGGGTTCCAGAAATCTGTTCGTACCGCCATGTCTCAATCAAAAGACAGCTCAGACGACCTCGCCACCGCTCTTTCTTCCACCTTCGAGAAAGCTAAAGCCTCCTTCAACAACTTCTCTGCTGCTGCCACGACTGCCACTCCGTCCAATTCCATCCCAGCTGATCCCCCTCAGCTCTTGCTCACCAGACAGTCCGGGTACGCCAATTACCCTCGaacccttctttcttttttccattttccattcgttttctgatttttttaattataatgTCATGTATTGTTTTCGCCACCAGTCTCTTACCTCGCTAGAAGCAAATTTATATCCAAATCCAAACGATTAAGAGATATAACGATTATAACATATTTTCACCGAGCGATAACCCATTTATTAGTAAGATACACAATAGCAATCTAAAGCATAAAAGCCAA is part of the Coffea eugenioides isolate CCC68of chromosome 6, Ceug_1.0, whole genome shotgun sequence genome and encodes:
- the LOC113775466 gene encoding uncharacterized protein LOC113775466, with protein sequence MEGFQKSVRTAMSQSKDSSDDLATALSSTFEKAKASFNNFSAAATTATPSNSIPADPPQLLLTRQSGKVVSLLTCSKLCAVFFVAGVFVGYTLKRRVRRWASKLLRGLKDE